DNA from Stutzerimonas decontaminans:
TCGCGAAGTTTATCCGCAGCCTGCTGCAAAGCCTGGATGACCCGTTCCTTATCGAAGTTCTGCACGCCGTTGGTGTCCAGATACATGGAGAAACCGGGCAGCTCGTGCTCGACGAAACTGCAGGTCGCGCCAAGGTCGCGGCGGAAGTCGACAACCTGATAGATCTGCACCGGGCGGGAGAATCCCTTTACCGGGATCTGACCCTTGTCGCGGCACATGATGACGTCTTTGATCAGCGAGTAGGTTTCATGGGAGACCAGGATCTCGCTGGCTTCGGCTGCACTTTCCAGGCGGCTGGCCAGATTCACTTCGCGGCCGATGATGGTGTAGTCCATTCGCGTATCGGCGCCGAAGTTGCCCACCGTGCAATAACCGGTGTTGATGCCCATGCGGATTTCCATGGGCTTGGTGATGCCCTGGGCGCGCCACTGCTGGCGCAATACCTTCATGTGCTTGCGCATGGCGATAGCCATGGACACTGCCGCCACCGCGTCCTTCTTCGAGCCTTGGCTGCTGGGGTCACCGAAGAACACCATCACGCAATCGCCAACAAACTTGTCGATGGTGCCGCCATATTTGAGGGCGATCTTCGACATTTCGTTCAGGTAGTTGTTGAGCAGGTCGGTCAGCGCTTCGGCTTCCAGCTCTTCTGCGAGCTCGGTGAAACCCTTGATGTCGGAAAAGAACACGGTCAGTCGTTTGCGCTGCGTTTCCAGGCGAA
Protein-coding regions in this window:
- a CDS encoding adenylate/guanylate cyclase domain-containing protein, coding for MTSTTVERRNGLATRPLREYYSRVLAYLICAATLAAGTYTQYFSMDLLWMVPYALLYPHLAYHLSYRFKRDHPERTAQVLLCLDAMNAGAGILLLGFSIVPSLMFLLTLSFSALVSGSLRNLAMALVCVGFGVALAYPVVNLHYQGVTPPLVSLVSILFTTLYVCATAYFVHQQGQRLALARKEIETEQAKAARLARNLAKYLSPQVWESIFTGKRSVRLETQRKRLTVFFSDIKGFTELAEELEAEALTDLLNNYLNEMSKIALKYGGTIDKFVGDCVMVFFGDPSSQGSKKDAVAAVSMAIAMRKHMKVLRQQWRAQGITKPMEIRMGINTGYCTVGNFGADTRMDYTIIGREVNLASRLESAAEASEILVSHETYSLIKDVIMCRDKGQIPVKGFSRPVQIYQVVDFRRDLGATCSFVEHELPGFSMYLDTNGVQNFDKERVIQALQQAADKLRDKVIL